From Streptomyces sp. TLI_105, the proteins below share one genomic window:
- a CDS encoding MerR family transcriptional regulator has product MSVTESIASTTGLTGKDRYTISEVAALTGLTAHTLRWYERIGLLPQVDRSHTGQRRFTEQDLGWLTFVGKLRLTGMPVADMVRYAELMREGDHTRDDRRELLEATRRDVLARIAELQDTLAVLDIKIGHYGTASGGAPS; this is encoded by the coding sequence ATGAGCGTGACCGAGAGCATCGCGAGCACGACCGGACTTACGGGGAAGGACCGTTACACCATCAGCGAGGTGGCCGCCCTGACCGGGCTCACCGCCCACACCCTGCGCTGGTACGAGCGGATCGGGCTGCTGCCGCAGGTCGACCGTTCGCACACGGGACAGCGCCGCTTCACGGAGCAGGACCTCGGCTGGCTGACCTTCGTCGGCAAGCTGCGGCTGACCGGGATGCCGGTCGCCGACATGGTCAGGTACGCCGAGCTGATGCGCGAGGGCGACCACACCAGGGACGACCGGCGGGAGCTCCTGGAGGCCACCCGGCGCGACGTCCTCGCCCGGATCGCCGAGCTCCAGGACACGCTCGCCGTGCTCGACATCAAGATCGGCCATTACGGGACCGCAAGCGGAGGAGCACCTTCATGA
- a CDS encoding aldo/keto reductase, giving the protein MTSVTRIDTVRLGGQDGPEIGVQGFGAMGISEFYGDTDEAAARDTLDAALEVGVTLIDTADVYGSGANEEFLAPFLAAHRDEVTLATKFAIERRADDPTYRGIRNDPAYIRKAVEGSLRRLGIETIDLYYMHRRDPQVPLAESVGAMAELVQEGKVRFLGLSEVTGSELREAHAVHPIAALQSEWSLFSRDVERSAVGAAAELGVTFVPYSPLGRGFLTGAFADAGKELSGGDFRQHQPRFTGENAERNATLLDPVRKIAATHGATPAQIALAWVQQRAAVHDLTVVPIPGTRKRSRLLENAAATRITLTAAELAELEPIAGLVAGDRYPDMSHTSAAREA; this is encoded by the coding sequence ATGACCAGTGTGACCAGGATCGACACCGTACGTCTCGGCGGTCAGGACGGACCGGAGATCGGCGTCCAGGGCTTCGGCGCCATGGGCATCAGCGAGTTCTACGGCGACACCGACGAGGCGGCCGCCCGCGACACCCTCGACGCGGCCCTGGAGGTCGGCGTCACCCTCATCGACACCGCCGACGTCTACGGCAGCGGCGCCAACGAGGAGTTCCTCGCCCCGTTCCTCGCCGCCCACCGCGACGAGGTCACCCTCGCCACCAAGTTCGCCATAGAGCGCCGCGCCGACGACCCGACGTACCGGGGCATCCGCAACGACCCCGCGTACATCAGGAAGGCCGTCGAGGGCAGCCTGCGCCGCCTCGGCATCGAGACCATCGACCTCTACTACATGCACCGCCGCGACCCGCAGGTCCCCCTCGCCGAGTCCGTCGGCGCGATGGCCGAGCTCGTCCAGGAGGGCAAGGTCCGCTTCCTGGGCCTGAGCGAGGTCACCGGGTCCGAGCTGCGCGAGGCCCACGCGGTGCACCCGATCGCCGCCCTCCAGTCGGAGTGGTCGCTCTTCTCCCGGGACGTGGAGCGCAGCGCCGTCGGCGCCGCCGCCGAGCTCGGCGTCACCTTCGTGCCGTACTCGCCGCTCGGCCGCGGCTTCCTGACCGGCGCGTTCGCGGATGCCGGCAAGGAGCTGTCGGGCGGCGACTTCCGCCAGCACCAGCCCCGGTTCACCGGCGAGAACGCCGAGCGGAACGCGACCCTCCTCGACCCGGTCCGGAAGATCGCCGCCACCCACGGTGCGACGCCGGCCCAGATCGCCCTCGCCTGGGTGCAGCAGCGCGCCGCCGTGCACGACCTCACCGTCGTCCCCATCCCCGGCACCCGCAAGCGCTCCCGCCTCCTGGAGAACGCGGCCGCCACCCGCATCACCCTCACCGCCGCCGAACTCGCCGAGCTCGAGCCGATCGCCGGCCTGGTGGCGGGCGACCGCTACCCGGACATGAGCCACACCTCGGCGGCCCGCGAGGCGTAG
- a CDS encoding acyltransferase produces the protein MKTLTRKTGATKTGATKTLVRKIEASTPAHRDRAVDGLRALALLAVPTGHWLLGGFTLSADGAIHNASPLGTFAGLAPVSWVLQMLGIFFLVGGYASVLSYQRRKGSTRAWLGGRLARLGRPVLGVTAVWAALLPVLHFGLGVPVDTLRTASTLVSQPLWFVGVYTVVTALTPLCVRAARRLGVWAAAPLLGSVAVVDFLRYGPYADAVPSWLSLLNILPGWLFAYQLGVSWGEGRVTRRHAWGLLLGGAALFAALLLVFGYPASMVGVPGEARTNSHPPSLLVLALAAAQSGAAILLRDRLGALLRRPALWAPVVVVNLSAMTILCWHQTAMLTAAIPASYAGEVAGLVGAPDSVGWILARLAWIPVFAGLLVLIGRYARVFEAPWAKTGPARRTLAGLLAAGFAVFALGLA, from the coding sequence ATGAAGACCCTGACGAGGAAGACCGGGGCGACGAAGACCGGGGCGACGAAGACCCTCGTCCGGAAGATCGAGGCCTCCACGCCCGCCCACCGCGACCGGGCGGTCGACGGACTGCGCGCCCTCGCGCTGCTCGCCGTGCCGACCGGGCACTGGCTGCTCGGCGGTTTCACGCTCTCCGCCGACGGCGCGATCCACAACGCGAGTCCGCTGGGCACCTTCGCCGGTCTGGCGCCCGTCAGCTGGGTCCTGCAGATGCTGGGGATCTTCTTCCTGGTCGGCGGGTACGCCTCGGTGCTGTCGTACCAGCGGCGAAAGGGCTCCACGCGCGCGTGGCTCGGTGGTCGGCTCGCGCGGCTCGGCCGCCCGGTGCTCGGGGTCACCGCCGTGTGGGCGGCGCTGCTGCCGGTGCTGCACTTCGGTCTCGGGGTGCCCGTGGACACGCTGCGGACGGCGTCCACGCTGGTGAGCCAGCCGCTCTGGTTCGTCGGGGTGTACACGGTGGTCACCGCCCTGACCCCGCTGTGCGTGCGGGCGGCCCGCCGCCTCGGGGTGTGGGCCGCGGCGCCGCTGCTCGGCTCGGTCGCCGTCGTCGACTTCCTGCGGTACGGGCCGTACGCCGACGCCGTGCCGTCCTGGCTGAGCCTCCTGAACATCCTGCCCGGCTGGCTCTTCGCGTATCAGCTCGGCGTGTCGTGGGGCGAGGGCCGGGTCACCCGGCGCCACGCGTGGGGGCTGCTGCTCGGCGGCGCCGCGCTCTTCGCCGCCCTGCTGCTGGTCTTCGGCTACCCGGCGTCGATGGTCGGCGTCCCCGGCGAGGCCCGCACCAACTCGCACCCGCCGTCGCTGCTCGTCCTCGCCCTCGCCGCCGCGCAGAGCGGTGCGGCGATCCTGCTCCGGGACCGGCTCGGCGCGCTCCTGAGGCGGCCCGCGCTGTGGGCGCCGGTCGTCGTGGTCAACCTGTCCGCGATGACGATCCTGTGCTGGCACCAGACGGCGATGCTCACCGCCGCGATCCCCGCCTCGTACGCCGGTGAGGTCGCAGGCCTGGTGGGCGCGCCCGACTCGGTGGGCTGGATCCTCGCCCGGCTCGCCTGGATACCGGTCTTCGCCGGTCTGCTGGTCCTGATCGGCCGGTACGCGCGCGTCTTCGAGGCCCCGTGGGCGAAGACCGGCCCGGCCCGCCGCACCCTGGCGGGTCTCCTCGCGGCGGGCTTCGCGGTCTTCGCCCTGGGGCTGGCGTGA
- a CDS encoding serine hydrolase — translation MHSSLPSLASIENWPVPTAAAAVVRADGTLAGSHGPTGRRFPLASVTKPLAAYAVLVAYEEGAIDLDEPAGPEGATVRHLLAHTSGLAFDEDRVMAAPGTRRIYSNTGFEALGDHVAKATDIPFSEYLHQAVLEPLGMASTTLEGSPAKDGVSTVDDLVRFAAEVQAPRLLDARTVLDAMTVTYPGLTGILPGYGHQKPNDWGLGFEIRDGKSPHWTGSGSSPRTFGHFGQAGTFLWIDPDAAWAGGNNRGAACVALTDRPFGPWAVEAWPPFTDAVLADLRGR, via the coding sequence ATGCACAGCAGCTTGCCGAGCCTGGCGTCGATCGAGAACTGGCCCGTCCCCACCGCGGCCGCCGCCGTCGTCCGCGCGGACGGCACCCTGGCCGGGTCCCACGGCCCCACCGGGCGGCGCTTCCCGCTCGCCTCCGTCACCAAGCCGCTCGCGGCGTACGCCGTCCTCGTCGCGTACGAGGAGGGGGCGATCGACCTCGACGAGCCGGCCGGGCCCGAGGGCGCGACCGTCCGCCACCTCCTCGCCCACACCTCGGGGCTCGCCTTCGACGAGGACCGGGTCATGGCCGCGCCGGGCACCCGCCGGATCTACTCCAACACCGGCTTCGAGGCCCTCGGCGACCACGTTGCCAAGGCCACCGACATCCCCTTCTCCGAGTATCTGCACCAGGCGGTCCTGGAGCCCCTCGGCATGGCCTCGACGACCCTGGAGGGCTCGCCCGCGAAGGACGGCGTGTCCACCGTGGACGACCTGGTGCGGTTCGCCGCCGAGGTGCAGGCGCCGCGGCTGCTCGACGCCCGGACCGTCCTGGACGCGATGACCGTCACGTACCCCGGTCTGACCGGCATCCTGCCCGGCTACGGGCACCAGAAGCCGAACGACTGGGGGCTCGGCTTCGAGATCCGCGACGGCAAGTCCCCGCACTGGACGGGCTCCGGCTCCTCCCCGCGCACCTTCGGGCACTTCGGACAGGCCGGCACCTTCCTGTGGATCGACCCGGACGCCGCGTGGGCGGGCGGGAACAACAGAGGGGCCGCGTGCGTGGCCCTCACCGACCGGCCCTTCGGGCCGTGGGCGGTCGAGGCGTGGCCGCCGTTCACGGACGCGGTGCTCGCGGACCTGCGCGGGCGCTGA
- a CDS encoding HAMP domain-containing sensor histidine kinase, whose amino-acid sequence MSPEPGSGNDGGNDDGPAPGRRRRARGPRLHPFGLRTRLVLAFLLVAAVGCGTTAALTYRAARNAILEQTQDTAVSALRDQVDPLVISLPVNADSLRDVVLTIARQGKPRPWRVYAEYGTVRVSSTDRPTSSVITPELRARAQARPATPHGSFQRVVKNGTPYLTMAVPAVFRTHASQGTAQPTGLVFYAVMELDEEEANIEAMVTAARDGALPALAVALIPALIASRGVLRPVRELRRAAHSMGRGRLDTRIHAKGSDELADLARTFNESAAELERSVAELRNAEARARRFASDVSHELRTPLAGMLAVTEVLDEDAGSLDSDTARAVRLISAETGKLAVLVEDLMEISRFDARAAELHTDEVDAADCVRKTLQHRHWTDPAQVVPYLEEGIRARLDPRRFDVVVANLVGNALRHGAAPVTVRLYAEGDELVTEVADRGPGIHPDVLPHVFDRFYKADQARTRSAGSGLGLAITLENVRLHGGTVRAANHPAGGAVFTVRMPL is encoded by the coding sequence GTGAGCCCGGAGCCGGGCAGCGGGAACGACGGCGGGAACGACGACGGACCGGCCCCGGGACGTCGTCGCAGGGCCCGCGGCCCCCGCCTCCACCCCTTCGGCCTCCGCACCCGGCTCGTCCTCGCCTTCCTCCTCGTCGCGGCCGTCGGCTGCGGCACCACCGCCGCGCTCACCTACCGCGCCGCCCGGAACGCCATCCTGGAGCAGACCCAGGACACCGCCGTCTCCGCCCTGCGCGACCAGGTCGACCCGCTCGTCATCAGCCTGCCGGTCAACGCGGACTCCCTGCGGGACGTGGTCCTCACCATCGCCCGCCAGGGGAAACCCCGTCCCTGGCGCGTCTACGCCGAGTACGGCACGGTCCGCGTCTCCTCCACCGACCGCCCCACCTCCTCCGTCATCACGCCCGAGCTGCGGGCCCGCGCCCAGGCCCGGCCGGCCACCCCGCACGGCAGCTTCCAGCGGGTGGTGAAGAACGGCACGCCGTACCTGACGATGGCCGTCCCCGCCGTGTTCCGGACGCACGCGAGCCAGGGGACGGCCCAGCCGACCGGCCTCGTCTTCTACGCGGTCATGGAACTCGACGAGGAGGAGGCGAACATCGAGGCCATGGTGACCGCGGCCCGTGACGGAGCCCTCCCGGCGCTGGCCGTGGCCCTGATCCCCGCGCTCATCGCCTCGCGCGGCGTGCTCCGCCCCGTACGGGAGCTGCGGCGGGCGGCCCACAGCATGGGCCGGGGCCGGCTCGACACCCGTATCCACGCGAAGGGCAGCGACGAACTCGCCGATCTCGCCCGCACGTTCAACGAGTCCGCCGCCGAGCTGGAACGTTCCGTCGCGGAACTCCGCAACGCCGAGGCCCGCGCCCGCCGCTTCGCCTCCGACGTCTCGCACGAACTGCGCACCCCGCTCGCCGGGATGCTCGCGGTCACCGAGGTCCTCGACGAGGACGCCGGGAGCCTCGACAGCGACACCGCCCGCGCCGTCCGGCTGATCAGCGCCGAGACCGGGAAGCTGGCCGTGCTCGTCGAGGACCTGATGGAGATCTCCCGCTTCGACGCGCGCGCCGCCGAGCTCCACACCGACGAGGTCGACGCCGCCGACTGCGTCCGCAAGACCCTCCAGCACCGGCACTGGACCGACCCGGCGCAGGTCGTCCCGTACCTTGAGGAGGGGATCAGGGCCCGGCTCGACCCGCGCCGGTTCGACGTCGTCGTCGCCAACCTCGTGGGCAACGCGCTGCGGCACGGGGCCGCGCCGGTGACGGTCAGGCTGTACGCGGAGGGGGACGAGCTGGTGACGGAGGTCGCGGACCGGGGGCCGGGCATCCACCCGGACGTGCTGCCGCACGTCTTCGACCGCTTCTACAAGGCCGACCAGGCCAGGACTCGTTCGGCGGGCAGCGGCCTCGGTCTGGCGATCACCCTGGAGAACGTCCGGCTGCACGGCGGCACCGTCCGCGCCGCCAACCACCCGGCGGGCGGGGCGGTCTTCACCGTACGGATGCCGCTGTGA
- a CDS encoding alpha/beta hydrolase has protein sequence MHRFTRTLITAAVVTGVIAGTAGWASGNSQEAVTGAPAGTAAWRAAGLPDPERMGPAEVARFFAGLSPVRQRELARTHPTVVGNLDGAPLELRYEANARSTREEFGGARVLAHDPRGRGQVALVYGDLARAEHVAVIVPGSDVDADHVRPLADMATSLRRATGSRTAVVAWAGYTTPVGVGLDAATGRLAEAGAGRLTRFTDGLAAVGAAEPTLFCHSYGSVVCGLAAHELKAKDLVVFGSPGMRAENVSELGTSARVWAAKDPTDWIDRVPNVEFAGLGHGADPTDPAFGARPVPAEDANGHGGYFAPGTASLRAFAAIAEGDVR, from the coding sequence ATGCACCGCTTCACGAGGACCCTGATCACCGCCGCAGTGGTGACCGGCGTGATCGCCGGGACGGCCGGCTGGGCGTCCGGGAACAGCCAGGAGGCCGTGACCGGGGCCCCGGCCGGGACCGCGGCGTGGCGGGCCGCGGGGCTGCCCGACCCGGAGCGGATGGGCCCGGCCGAGGTCGCGCGGTTCTTCGCCGGGCTGAGTCCCGTACGACAGAGGGAGCTGGCCCGCACGCACCCGACGGTCGTCGGGAACCTCGACGGGGCGCCCCTGGAGCTGCGGTACGAGGCCAACGCCCGCTCCACGCGCGAGGAGTTCGGCGGGGCGCGGGTCCTGGCCCACGATCCACGCGGCCGGGGGCAGGTGGCCCTGGTCTACGGGGACCTGGCGCGGGCCGAGCACGTGGCCGTGATCGTGCCCGGCTCCGACGTCGACGCCGACCACGTGCGGCCGCTCGCGGACATGGCGACGTCCCTGCGCCGGGCGACCGGCAGCCGCACCGCGGTCGTCGCCTGGGCCGGGTACACGACACCCGTCGGGGTCGGCCTGGACGCGGCCACCGGCCGGCTCGCCGAGGCCGGGGCCGGGCGGCTGACCCGGTTCACGGACGGGCTCGCCGCCGTCGGCGCGGCCGAGCCGACCCTCTTCTGCCACAGCTACGGCTCCGTGGTCTGCGGTCTCGCCGCGCACGAGCTGAAGGCCAAGGACCTGGTGGTCTTCGGATCCCCCGGGATGCGCGCCGAGAACGTCTCCGAGCTCGGCACCTCCGCCCGCGTCTGGGCGGCGAAGGATCCCACCGACTGGATCGACCGGGTGCCGAACGTCGAGTTCGCGGGCCTCGGGCACGGTGCCGACCCCACCGACCCGGCCTTCGGGGCGCGCCCCGTCCCGGCCGAGGACGCCAACGGGCACGGCGGCTACTTCGCGCCCGGCACCGCCTCCCTCCGTGCGTTCGCCGCGATCGCCGAGGGGGACGTCCGATGA